The following coding sequences are from one Bacillus mycoides window:
- a CDS encoding DUF3991 and TOPRIM domain-containing protein, whose product MAHVSTEDAMKARNIDLISYLEAKGETFKKEGNYYRHTEHDSLIIKGNQYAWNSRGEKGYGAISFAMMYYEMTFPQAVLDINKDDYKEFDCLKVEEEHKKGQQPFIYPKHLEVQKQTEIKQYLIDERKIEPRLVNWLIKKDLIVQDKKNNVVFKWREEGGKGQVIGMNRQGTVKMENKRGSFKQIVPNYEKIHAGFTVDVDKPDKIYFYEDPIDMLSHWSIKQNKIQNARLVSMHGLKSKTVIQSLMDAKKEGHDIKEVIMAVDNDKAGKDFIQTMKCFVDLKEDVPMHEKDWNDVRKKQVNEQQPKETAQPKKMKPIKEVERSV is encoded by the coding sequence ATGGCACATGTCAGTACGGAGGATGCGATGAAAGCAAGAAACATAGACTTGATTTCATATCTAGAAGCAAAGGGAGAAACGTTTAAGAAAGAAGGAAACTATTATCGTCATACGGAACATGACAGCCTCATTATTAAAGGAAATCAATACGCCTGGAATAGTCGTGGCGAAAAGGGCTATGGAGCGATTAGCTTTGCGATGATGTACTATGAAATGACATTTCCGCAAGCTGTATTAGACATCAATAAGGATGATTATAAAGAGTTTGATTGCTTAAAAGTTGAAGAAGAACACAAAAAAGGACAGCAGCCTTTCATCTATCCGAAACACTTAGAGGTGCAGAAACAAACAGAGATCAAGCAGTACCTAATTGATGAAAGAAAAATAGAACCTCGCCTGGTGAACTGGCTGATTAAAAAGGATCTCATCGTCCAGGATAAGAAAAACAATGTCGTGTTCAAATGGAGAGAAGAAGGTGGCAAAGGGCAAGTAATTGGAATGAACCGTCAAGGTACGGTCAAAATGGAGAATAAAAGAGGAAGCTTTAAACAAATTGTCCCGAATTATGAAAAAATCCATGCAGGTTTTACGGTTGATGTGGATAAGCCGGATAAGATCTATTTTTATGAAGATCCAATCGACATGTTATCTCATTGGAGTATCAAGCAAAATAAAATACAAAACGCTCGCCTGGTCTCTATGCATGGATTGAAGTCAAAAACGGTGATTCAATCTTTAATGGATGCAAAAAAAGAAGGGCACGATATTAAAGAGGTCATTATGGCAGTTGATAATGATAAGGCCGGGAAAGACTTCATTCAGACGATGAAATGCTTTGTAGATCTTAAAGAGGATGTTCCAATGCATGAAAAAGATTGGAACGATGTTCGGAAGAAACAAGTGAATGAACAACAACCAAAAGAAACAGCTCAACCAAAGAAAATGAAACCAATCAAAGAGGTGGAGAGAAGTGTCTAA